GCTGGGGACGGGGACCGCGGGCGTTTCTGCGTCCAGCCCCACGCCAGATCGCTTCTCTCTCCGCCGTCTGCTGCTCGCGGCGTCCCCGCTCGGGCTGCTCGGAGCCCTCGTGGCGCTGGAGCTGCCGATCTGCCCGTCGCGCATCATGCTCGGCATCCCTTGCCCGGGCTGCGGTCTGACGCGCGCGACCGAGGCGCTCGTTCACGGCGATCTGCTCGCGATGCTGGTCTATCACCCGCTCGCGCCCATCATCGCGCCCGTCGCGATCTTCGCGGTCCTGCGCACGGTCCTCGTCTACGGCGGCGTGCTGCGGAGTGACCAGGCGGACTGGCTCAATCGCGTCCCTCGCAACGTCTGGACGACGATCGGCTTCGCCCTGGTGGGTCTCTGGTCGGCGCGCGCCCTGGGGCTGCTCGGTGGCCTGCCCGATCCGCTCGACCCCACGCGCGGCCTGATCTGGCGCGCCTTCGCCTGGCTCGCGACCCTGGCCGGCCTCTAGCAGCCCGTTGAACGGGCTGCTAGAGCGGCAGGTTGTCGTGCTTCTTCGGCGGGTTGCTGAGCCGCTTGTCGCGCAGGAGCGTCAGCGCGTCGCAGAGGCGCGGCCGCGTCTGCCGCGGGTAGATGACCTCGTCGATGAACCCGAGCCCCGCCGCCTTGTAGGGGTTGGCGAACTTCTCGCGGTACTGAGCGACGAAGCCGTCCTTGGCCGCCACCGCGTCCTCGGCGGCCGCGATCTCGCGGCGGTAGACGATGTTCACCGCCCCGTCCGGCCCCATCACCGCGATCTCGGCCGTGGGGTAGGCGTAGTTGAGGTCGCCGCGGAGGTGCTTGCTCGCCATGACGTCGTAGGCGCCGCCGTAGGCTTTGCGCGTGATCAGCGTGATCTTCGGCACGGTGGCCTCGGCGTAGGCGTAGAGGAGCTTCGCGCCGTGCTTGATGATGCCGCCGAACTCCTGGTCGGTCCCGGGCAGGAAGCCGGGCACGTCGACGAAGGTGACGAGCGGGAGGTTGAAGCAGTCGCAGAATCGCACGAAGCGCGCCGCCTTGACGGAAGCGTCGATGTCCAGGCAGCCCGCGAGGACCATCGGCTGGTTCGCGACCACGCCGACCGGGCGGCCTCCGAGGCGGGCGAACCCGATGAGGATGTTCTGCGCGAAGTGGGCCTGGACCTCGAAGAAGTCGCCGTCGTCGACCGTCAGCTCGATGACCCGCTTGATGTCGTAGGGCTTCATCGGGTCGCGCGGGATGAGCTCGTCGAGCTCCGGCTCCTCGCGTCCGACGGGGTCGTTGCACTCGCGGACCGGCGGGTCCTCGTGGTTGTTCGAGGGCAGGAAGCCCATGAGCTCACGGACCTCCTGCAGGCACTCCGCGTCCGAGGGGCTGGCGAAGTGCGCGACGCCGCTCTTCTGGTTGTGCGTGCGCGCGCCGCCGAGCTCCTCCTTCGTCACCTCCTCGTGCGTGACCGTCTTGATCACGTCGGGGCCGGTGATGAACATGTAGCTCGACTCCTCGACCATGAAGATGAAGTCGGTCAGCGCCGGGCTGTAGACCGCGCCGCCCGCGCAGGGGCCCATGATGGCGCTGATCTGGGGCACCACGCCTGAGGCGAGCACGTTGCGCTGGAAGATGTCGGCGTAGCCAGCGAGGCTCTCCACGCCCTCCTGGATCCGGGCGCCGCCCGAGTCGTTGAGGCCGATGACGGGCACGCCGACCTTCATCGCCAGATCCATGATCTTGGTGATCTTCTCGGCGTACGCGGCGCTGAGTGACCCGCCGAAGACGGTGAAGTCCTGCGCGAACACGAAGACCTTGCGGCCCTCGATCGTGCCGTGTCCGGTCACCACGCCGTCGCCGAGGATGCGGCTCTGCTCCATCCCGAAGTCGGCGCATCGGTGCACCACGAAGCGGTCCATCTCGACGAAGGAGCCCGGGTCGAGGAGCAGGTCGATCCGCTCGCGCGCGGTGAGCTTGTTGGCGTCGTGCTGCCGCTGGATGCGGGCGGGACCGCCCGCCTCGAGGGCCTTGGCGTTCAGCTCGTCGAGGCGCGCGACGGGATCGGCGGGGGGCTGTTTGCTGCTCGTCATGCCGGGACGTCTACCACACCGGGCCCGCTCCGCGACGGGTCAGACGCTCTGCAGCGCCTCGACCAGGCGGTCGAGCGACGCGCGGTCGTGCCGCTCGGTCACCGCGACGAGGAACTCCTGATCGCGCTCCGGATAGAAGCGACCCAGGTCGACGCCGGCGAGGATGCCCTTGGCCGCGAGCGCGGCGAGCAGCGGCGCGGCCTTGCCCTCTTCGCGCCGCACCACGAACTCGTTGAACGTGGGCGCGCCGCCCGGGACGCTGAAGCGCTCCAGGCCGTCGATCTTCTGCTTGAGGTACTCGGCGCGACTCAGGCAGAGGCGGCCGACCTGCTCGAAGCCCTTGCGGCCGAGCATCGCCGTCCGGATGGTGAACGCCAGCGCCACGAGGCCGTGGTTGGTGCAGATGTTCGAGGTCGCGCGCTCGCGGCGGATGTGCTGCTCGCGGGTGCTGAGCGTCAGCACGTAGCCGCGCTCGCCGTCGGAGTCGACCGTCTCGCCGACCAGGCGCCCGGGCATCTGCCGGACGTACTCGTCGCGGGTCGCGAACAGGCCCACGCCTGGCCCACCGAGCTGCGGCGGGATGGCGAGGGGCTGGCCTTCGCCCACGGCGATGTCCGCGCCGAGCTCGCCCGGCGACTTCACCAGGCTGAGCGCGTAGGGCTCGGCCGTCGCGGTGACGAGCAGCGCGCCCTTGGCCTTGCAGATCGCCTTGACCGCGGCGAGGTCCTCGACGCGTCCGAGGAAGTTCGGGTAGCCGACCACCACCGCCGCGGTGTCGTCGGTGACGAGCTCCTCGAGCGCCGCGAGATCCGTCACGCCCGCGTCGGTCATCGGCGCCACGTCGATGCCCGGGCCCGCCTCGTCGACGTTCTCGAGGTAGGTGCGCGTCGTCTCCTGGTACTCCGGGTGGAGCGCGCGGGAGAGCACGCAGCGCGAGCGCTTGGTGACCCGGCGGGCCATCAGGATGGCCTCCGCGGTCGCGCTCGCCCCGTCGTACATCGACGCGTTGGCCACCTGCAGGCCGAAGAGCTCGCAGACCATGGTCTGGAACTCGAAGATCGACTGGAGCGTGCCCTGCGAGACCTCCGCCTGGTACGGCGTGTAGGCGGTGTAGAACTCGCTCCGCAAGAGGAGCTGGTCCACCGCCGGGGGCACGTGGTGGTCGTAGAGGCCCGCGCCCAGGAACGACAGCGCGCGCGCCGACTCGTTCTGGTTGGACAGCTGCTCGAGGTGCGCCATCAGCGACGCCTCGTCGAGCGACGGCTCGAGCTTCAGCGCGCCCTGGACGCGGTGCGACTCGGGGATGGGCGCGAACAGGTCGTCGATGGACCCGACGCCGATCGCCTCGAGCATCGCGCGGATCTCTTCTTCGGTGTGCGGCAGGTAACGCATGGAACATCGCCTCCGTGGGCTGCGGCCGGGTTAGCAGCCCGAGCTACGCTCGGCCAACAGGCGGCGTGCGTTCCGGGCGCCTTCTCGGGGTCAGTCCAGGCTCCCGAGGTAGGTCTCGTAGGCCGCCGCGTCCATGAGATCCCCCAGCTCGTCCGGGGAGCTCACCTTCAGCACGATCATCCAGCCCTGGTCGTAGGGCGAGTCGTTGACGAGCTCGGGCTGATCCTCGAGCTCCTCGTTGACCTCGACGATCTCACCGGCCACCGGCGCGAACAGCTCGCTGACGGTCTTGACCGACTCGATGTCGCCGAAGTGGTCGTGCGCGCCGACCTCCGAGCCCGCCTTGGGCAGGTCGATGAGCGTCACGTCGCCGAGCTGCTCGACGGCGTAGGCGGTGACGCCGATGCGCACCTTGCCGTCGCCCTCGTCGCGCGCCCACTCGTGGTCCTTGGTGTACTTCAGATCGGTCGGGTACTGGGCCATCGCAGAATCCTCGGAATCACTGCCTCTTGTAGAACGGGGTCGGCGCCACCACGGCGTCCACGACCTTGCCCCGGATCTCGACGCCGAGCTTGGTGCCCGGCTCGGCCAGCGCCACCGGGACGTAGCCCAGGCCGATGTTCTTGCCCACCGTCGGGCCGGGGGATCCGCTCGTCACCTCGCCGACCTTCTCGCCGGACGCGTCGACGATGGGGTAGCCGTGCCGGGCGATGCCGCGGCCGGTCATCTCGATCCCCACGAGCTTGCGGGTCGGACCGTCGGCGATGACCTTCTCGAGCGCGGCGCGGCCGATGAAGTCGCTCTTGTCGGGCTTCACCACCCAGCCGAGGCCCGCCTCGATGGGGTTGGTCGTCTCGTCGATGTCGTTGCCGTAGAGCGAGAGGCACGCCTCGAGCCGGAGGGTGTCCCGGGCGCCGAGGCCGGCCGGGGCGATCCCGTGCGGCGCGCCGACCTTCATCAGGTGGCTCCACAGCGCGGGCGCGTCCGCGTTGGCGCAGAACAGCTCGAAGCCGTCCTCGCCCGTGTAGCCCGTGCGCGCGACGGTCACCTTCACGCCGCCGACGTCGACGCCCGTCAGCAGCGAGAACGGCCTGAGCGAGAGCATCTCCTCCGGCGCGCCCGCGTCCTTCGCGATGGCGACGGCCTTCGGGCCCTGGAGCGCGATGAGCGCGGTCTCGTCGCTGCGATCTTCGAAGCCGCAGCGCCCGTCCGCGTGCTTCGCGAAGTGGGGCGCCATCTTGGACCGGTTGCTCGCGTTGCAGACGACGAGCACCTCCTCCTCCGCCAGGCGGTAGACGATGAGGTCGTCGAGGATGGTGCCCTGCTCGTTGCACGAGGCGGTGTACTTCGCGCGGCCCACCTTCAGGTTGCCCACGTAGTTGGTCACCACGGAGTCGGCGACGGCGAGCGCCTCCGGCCCCGTCAGGTGCAGCTCGCCCATGTGCGAGACGTCGAAGAGCCCCGCCGCGGTGCGCACGGCGTGATGCTCCTTGACGACGCCTGCGTACTGGACGGGCATCTCGTAGCCAGCGAAGGGGACCATGCGTCCGCCGAGCTCCACGTGCTGGGCGTGGAGCGGCGTCTTGGCGAGGGGGGCGTCGGTCACGGCGCCGGACAGTAGCCGTGAGGCACAATGACTTCAATCCCCGTCGACCCATGACACGGACGTCGCAGCCGATGCGCGGGGGTGGGTCCGTAGACGGCTGTGTGAGCGGGGGCACGCATCATGCTTCGGCTACGGACGTCATGCTCTGGATCAAGGCGCTGCTCTGGCTCGCGGTGGTCCTTCTCCCGGGGGGGATCCTGCTTCTGCCGCTGCTCTACGGCCTGCACCGTCGTCGTGCCGAGGCCGAAGAGCGCGCGCTCGCGACCTCTCGCGTCGAGTGAGGCGCGTCGACCGATCGGCGCGATTAGGCGTGAAGCATTTTCACGGGCCGCGTACGCAACGTCGCACCCCCGAGGCCGATGCAACCGGGTTTGCGCATCCGGGGGCCGCGGGGCTCATCCCACATTTTCTCACTTTAGATCACCCCGATCACGCAACGGCGACGGATCGCCCGCGATAGCCCCTCTCGTCCACGGAGACGGAGTCTTCGAGAAGGAGGGAGCGATCATGGAGGTGCTGGTGTTGAGGTATCGCGGGGAGCCGCTCCGCGAGTTTCCGCTGGGGAGTCGGCCGCTGGAGGTCGGGAGCGGCGCGGGGTGCGACATCGTCGTGCACGACGCGCGGGTGCGCGAGAGACATCTGCTCGTCAGCGCCATCGGGGGCTCGGTGATGCTCCACGAGCTGCGGCCGGGGGGCAAACGCGCGCCCCTCCGCGCCCTCGAGCTGGGCTTCCCGGTCCGGATCGGCCTGCACCACTCCATCGAGCGCGTGCGGAGCGAGCGGGTGCGACTGGGCCCCGCCACCAGCCGGACCGAGCCGCTCGGGGTGGAGCTCGGCAGCGCGTCCGAGATCAGCCTCCTCGTCGGGAGCGGCACCGAGGCGCGCCGGATCCCGCTCGACGCGCTGCCGCTCACCATCGGCTCGGGCTCCCGCAACGACGTCGTGATTCACGATCGCACGGTGAGCGGTCGCCACTGTCGCCTCGAGCCGAGCGCGGACGGGCTGTGGCTCCGTGATCTCGGCAGCCGGAACGGCACGCACGTGGACGGCGTCGCGATCGAGCTCGCCCGGGTGCTGCCCGGGTCGGTCATCCGCGTGGGCCGCACGAACCTTCGGCTCGTCTCGCGGGGTCGACCGGGTGACGCCCGCGAGGACGGGCTCGTGGCGGAGTCGCCGAAGATGCGCGCCGTGCTGGAGCTCGTCGAGCGCTACGCGCAGGTCCGCGAGACGGTGCTCATCCACGGCGAGAGCGGCGCGGGCAAGGAGGGAATCGCGCGGGCGCTGCACTCCCGTGGTCCGCGCGCGTCCGGCCCGTTCGTCGCGGTGAACGCGGGCGGCATGACGAGCACGCTCGTCGAGAGCACCCTCTTCGGGCACGAGCGTGGGGCCTTCACCGGCGCGGCGGCGAGCCGGCGCGGGCTCTTCGAGCAGGCGGACGGAGGCACGCTCTTCCTCGACGAGATCGGGGAGCTGCCGCTCGAGATGCAGAAGCGGCTCCTGCGCGTGCTCGACAGCTGGGAGGTGCGCCGCGTCGGGGCCGAGCACAGCCAGAAGGTCGACGTGCGCCTGCTCTGCGCCACGCACCGCGATCTGCGCGCGATGGTCCGGGAGGGGACGTTCCGGGACGATCTCTACTGGCGCGTCGCGCAGCTCGAGGTCCGCGTCGCGCCGCTGCGAGAGCGGGCCAAGGACGTGATGGCGCTCGCGGAGCACTTCCTGGCCCAGAGCGCAGAGGGAGGGCGGCGGCTCTCCGCCGAGGCCGTCCAGCTCCTGCTGACGCACGACTGGCCGGGCAACGCGCGCGAGCTGCGCAACGTGATGGGGCGGTGCGCCAACCGGGCGACGGGCTCGCTCATCGCGCTGAGCGACGTCGAGGCCGTGTTCGACGAGATGGGCGTCGAGACGCGCTCGTCGGGCGTCTGGGCCATCGAGGAGGTGGTCGACCAGTACGGCGGCAACCTCACCGCCGCCGCACGAGCGCTGGGCATCCCCCGCTCGACGCTCCGGGACCGCTACCGCAGAGCGCAGCGCCGTCGCCGCGCAAAGGAGCGCAAGCTGGGTTGAATCTCTTCTTCGCTCAGCGTCCGCCGCGCAAGATCGTCCACGCCCGACGGAGGCGGCGGCGGCGCAGGTCGGCCAGGTCCTTGGCCACCGACGCGATGCGGGCGAGGCCCGTCGACTTCGACTGGCCGGCGCGCCGTGGGCGGCAGGCGATGGTGACCGTGCGGGCGCGGATCCCGGCCGCGAGCGCGCGGATGGGCAGCTCGAAGTTCAGGAAGAAGCTGTCCGGGGGCAGCTCCTCCGGGACGAAGATCCGCCGTCGGAAGAGGTAGGGGCCGTCGCTGCGCAGGCGCACGCCGTGCACGAGCCAGATCAGGCCGCGCACGCCCGCGGACAGGACCGTGCGGTCGAGCCCGTCGTCGCGGTGGTCGTAGACGCTGAGCACGAGATCGACGGCGTCGTCTTCGGCCGCGTCGAGCAGGGTGCCGACCGCCTCGGGCTCGATCTGCCCATCCGCCGGCATGAAGGTGACCCAGTCGCCGCGCGCGAGGCGCACCCCCGTCTTGAGGGCGGCGCCGATGCCGCCGTTGACCTCGTGGCGCGCGGTGCGGTGCGGGAAGCCGGCGAGGGCGCGCTCGGCCGCCTCGAGGGTGGCGTCCCGCGAGCCGTCGTCGACGAAGACGATCTCGGCCGGCGGTGCGTTCTGACGCAGCCACGCGATCAGCTCGCCGAGCACGGCCTCGACGTTCTCCTCCTCGTCGAAGGCGAAGACGATGATCGACAGCCTCACCGGGACCTCAGCACGCGCGCGGGGTTGCCGGCCACGACGGCGTAGGCGGGCACGTCCCTGGTCACCACCGCGCCCGCGCCGACCTGCGCGCCGCGGCCCACCGTCACGCCGGGGAGCAGGATGGCCCCGACCCCGAGGTCTGCGTCCGCTTCGACGACGACGGGGGCGAAGTCGAGCGGCGCGTGGAGGATGGGCGTCTCGCGCCCGGCCTCGCGGTGCGCGGAGGTGAGGATGCGGACCCCCGGGCCCACGCCGACGTTCTCGCCGATCGTCAGGTCGCCCGCAGCATGAAAGAAACATTGCTGGCCGATCCACGCGCCGTCGCCGATGCGCATCACGCCCGCGTGGTAGCCCTTGAGGATGGTCTGGTGGCCGACGTAGACGTCGCGCCCGACGTGCACGTTCTCCGGGTGGAAGACGAGCACGCCTTCCTCGAAGACGCAGCCTTCGCCGCACGAGGCGAGCGCCTCGCGGGTAGAGGCGCCAGAGCCGTGGCTGCGTCGTTGCATCGGGGCGAGCGAAGCGCGTCGGGGAGGGGCGGTCAAGCCGCGGGTCTCAGCGCGGGGCCGTGATCTGCTCGCGCGCGTAGCCCGCGCCCTCGAGGCCGAGCGCCATCGCCTCGCTCACGAGCTCGAGCGCGGCGTCGGGGCGCCCGACCGAGTGCAGGAGCAGGCCCGTGAAGACGAGGTTGCGGGCCGGGTCGTGGATCGCGGCCTCACGCGTCCAGCCCGGCAGCGGGCCGGTGAGCGGGGGGCCGCGGTCGGGGATGTCGCCCGGGAGCGCGACCCCGAGGCCCGAGGGAGGCAGCCCCGCCATGAGCGCGCGCGCGGCGTGGCGCGCCTGACCGAACCGCCAGATGGCTTCGCCCCGCGTCTCGTTCACCCGCGCCGCGACCTCGAGCGCCTCCCCGGAGAAGGGCGCCGCGCGCTCGATGGTGGCGGACGCCGTGTGCGGGCTTGGCGGCGCGCCCTCGCAGGCCGAGTCGGTCCAGACCATCCAGCCCACCCCGCACGGGAGCCGGCCGAGCGGCTCGCTCAGCGCGACGGACTCCACGAGCACGGGACGCGTGGGGTTCGCGCTCAGCAGCCGGCGCATCCGGCCGCGCTGCCCTCCCGGGCCGACGAGCGGCATCGGAGTCAGCGAGGGGTGCGCGGCGAAGAGGTGCTCCCAGTACCAGCGCGACGAGGAGAGTCCGGTCGCGACGATCGCCACGTCCGGGCGCACGCCGTCGACCTCCTGGGCGAAGATGAGCGGAGCGACCCAGTGATCCGCGGTCACGACGAGGATCGCGTCCTCGGGCGCCTCCGCGAGCGCGCCTCGCGCCATCGCCTCCGCGAGCGAGGGATCGTCACGGCGGGCGAGGAGGTGGCCCGGCGAGACGACGAGCGCGAGCAGCGGCAGCAGGGCCGCGAGCGGCGCGTAGCGCACGTACCGCGCGTGCCGGGCCGCCAGCTGCGCGAGGCCGCCCACACCCGCCGCCGCCAGCCAGAAGGGGACCAGGAAGTAGCCGCGGTAGTCCGGCACGTCGGGGTGGAAGACGACGTTCGCCGCGACGAAGCCGACGCACACCGTCGCCGTGATCGGGAGCGCGAAGCGCAGGCCGCGCGGGCGCTTGGCGAGGGCGACGAACCCGACGGCGCCGAGCACGACCACGGGGAGAGTCCCATGGGAGAACGACCACTCCACGAGATCCACGAGGTGCGCGATCCAGGTGGGGAAGTCGATCGACTGGTTGTGCGCGTAGTCCTCGCCGCGGACGTAGGAGAGGAAGCCGGACCAGGTCGTGGGCGCCCCCCAGGCGAAGACGCGCGGGGCGCGGGAGGAGGCCAAGGGGAGATACAGATAGGAGGCGCAGGTGGTGAGCCCGAACGCGAGCGCGGCGACGAGCGCCTGGCGGATCGCGGGCGCGCTCGAGGGGTTGGCTTCCGCCTCCGAGTCCGCCTCCGAGTCCGCTTCCGCTTCCGCCTCCGCCTCCGCGTCCGCCTCCGAGTCCGCCTCCGCTTCCGCCTCCGCCTCCGCTTCCGCTTCCGCTTCCGCTTCCGCCTCCGCCTCCGCCTCCGCCTCCGCCTCCGCCTCCGCCTCCGCCTCCGCCTCCGCCTCCGCCTCCGCCTCCGCTTCCGAGTCCGCCTCCGAGTCCGAGTCCGCTTCCGAGTCCGCCTCCGAGTCCGCTCCCGTTCCCGTTCCCGTTCCCGTTCCCGTTCCCGTTCCCGTTCCCGTTCCCGTTCCCGTTCCCGTTCCCGTTCCCGCTGCCGTTCCCGTTCCCGTTCCCGCTCCCGCTCCCGTTCCCGTTCCCGTTCCCGTTCCCGTTCCCGTTCCCGTTCCCGTTCCCGTTGCCGTTCCCGTTCCCGTTGCCGTTCCCGTTCCCGTTGCCGTTCCCGTTCCCGCTCCCGCTCCCGCTCCCGCTGCCGTTCCCGTTCCCGCTGCCGTTCCCGCTGCGATTCCCGCTGCTGTTCCCGCTGCTGTTGCCGTTGCCGTTCCCGTTCCCGCTCCCGAGTCCGCTCCCGACCTACGGTTCGCCCGTGCGCGCAAGGCCGCCTTCGCCTTGGGGGCGGCGTCTCTCTCGAGCGGACCCGGCGTGGCTGGCGCGCGGCGACCGAGCGCGCGACTGGCGAGCAAGACGGCCGCGGCGATGACGCCGGCGAAGGCGATGATGGCGTGGGTGGCGGCGGCGAGGCCGAGGGCCACGGCGGGCGCGAGGCCCGACCGATCGTGGGCGAGGCGCGCGAGCGCCCAGAGGACGAAGAGCGACGCGAGGGTATAGACCTCCACTCGAGTGGACGGCTCCCAGGCGATCATCGACAGGCCGGCGCCGAAGAGGGCCAGCGCGCGGGCCGCCGCGTGGAGGCGCGTCTCGGCCGGGCCGGCCAGGGCGTCGACGAGCGACCAGGCGGGCAGGACGCAGAGGGAGCCCGCCAGCGCGCTGAGGAGCGTCAATCCGAAGTGCACCGAGACACCGGGCAGGTGCGCGAAGAGCCAGCCGACCAGGGTGTGGATGGGCTGCCCGATCGGGTGGCCCACGCCCAGCTCCGCCGCGACGAGCGCCAGCTCGGGGCTGTCGTAGAAGGTCATGCCCGGCGCCATCGTCAGCGCGTAGACCACGAACACGCTCGCCGCGGTCAGCGCCGCCTCGAGCGGGCGCGAGGCGGGCAGGCCCCAGAGTCTCAAGCCGTCTCCTCTTCGGGCGAGAGCGGGACGACCAGCTGGCTGAGGCCGCCGAGGCCGGAGACCGCGAGCTGCGTGCCCCAGATGAGCAGCGAGGCCGCGACCGCGTCCGCCTCCGCCACGCCGAGGTAGGTCGCGCAGAAGTAGACGAACGCGCCCTCCCGGAAGCCCGCCCCGCCGATGGAGAAAGGGATGTACGTGGCGGCCATCGCGAGCGGCACGACGACGAACGCGTCGCCAAGCGTGACCGCGCCGCCCGTGACCGACGCGAGGAGGAACCAGCCGGTCAGCGCCACCAGCCCCTGCGTCCCGAGCGAGACGCCGAGCGCGCCGGCGAAGGGCAGGGGGCGCTCGATCACGGGGATGGACGCCGCGAGCGCGCCGAGCTTGCCGGGCAGACGCGGCGCGATGCGGCGGCTGAGCGCGACGAACCCGATGCCGGCCGCGGCGGCCATCAGGCCCAGCGCGGAGAGGAAGAGCACGTCTTCGGTGCCTGGCAGGGGGCGCAGGAGGTTCGCGCCGCTCACCAGGAGCAACAGGCCGCTCAGGCCGAGCGCGCGCTCCACGAGCACCACCGTCATCGACGCCGTCGTGCCGCGCTCGCCGAAGCTCTGGCGCGTGACCACGCCGCGCACCACGTCGCCGCCGACGCCGCCCGGGACGTAGTTGTTGTAGAAGAAGCCGACCCAGTACACGTGGGTCAGGCGCGCGAGGGAGGGGCGTCGCGGCGCTCCGTAGGCGGCGAGCAGCATGCGCCAGCGGATCGCGCCCACCCAAAGGTTGGCGAAGGTCGTGGCGCACGCCGCGAGGAACGCCCAGCCGCTCACGCGCGCGAACGCGCCGCCCAGCTCGTCCGGGTCGACGATGCTGAGGATGTACGCGAAGGCCGCCGCCGTGCCGCCGAAGCGCAGCCCGCGCCAGAGCCACTTCTTCCACTGGCCGTCCGGTCGCGGGTCCCCCGACGGCGGAGCGGGCGTGCCCGTCGAAGAAGGAGAGGTGGCGCTCATCGGCTCGGCGTGGGGGAGCGCGACGCGATCACTGGAGCGTGATCGCCCGGCGCACCGTCTGCCCGGGCGGGATGTCGATGCTGACGCGGCGGCTGCCCGCCTCGGGGTTCGTGCAGACGACCGTGTGCCGCCCCGGCGGCAGCTGGAAGTTCACCACCGGCGTCTGCCCAGCGTTCCGCCCGTCGATCGTGACGTTGCACCACGGGTTGCTGTTGAACGTGAGTCGGCCCGGCTCGTTCGACGTCGGCGCG
This Sandaracinaceae bacterium DNA region includes the following protein-coding sequences:
- a CDS encoding DUF2752 domain-containing protein; this encodes MLGTGTAGVSASSPTPDRFSLRRLLLAASPLGLLGALVALELPICPSRIMLGIPCPGCGLTRATEALVHGDLLAMLVYHPLAPIIAPVAIFAVLRTVLVYGGVLRSDQADWLNRVPRNVWTTIGFALVGLWSARALGLLGGLPDPLDPTRGLIWRAFAWLATLAGL
- a CDS encoding acyl-CoA carboxylase subunit beta translates to MTSSKQPPADPVARLDELNAKALEAGGPARIQRQHDANKLTARERIDLLLDPGSFVEMDRFVVHRCADFGMEQSRILGDGVVTGHGTIEGRKVFVFAQDFTVFGGSLSAAYAEKITKIMDLAMKVGVPVIGLNDSGGARIQEGVESLAGYADIFQRNVLASGVVPQISAIMGPCAGGAVYSPALTDFIFMVEESSYMFITGPDVIKTVTHEEVTKEELGGARTHNQKSGVAHFASPSDAECLQEVRELMGFLPSNNHEDPPVRECNDPVGREEPELDELIPRDPMKPYDIKRVIELTVDDGDFFEVQAHFAQNILIGFARLGGRPVGVVANQPMVLAGCLDIDASVKAARFVRFCDCFNLPLVTFVDVPGFLPGTDQEFGGIIKHGAKLLYAYAEATVPKITLITRKAYGGAYDVMASKHLRGDLNYAYPTAEIAVMGPDGAVNIVYRREIAAAEDAVAAKDGFVAQYREKFANPYKAAGLGFIDEVIYPRQTRPRLCDALTLLRDKRLSNPPKKHDNLPL
- the gcvPA gene encoding aminomethyl-transferring glycine dehydrogenase subunit GcvPA, whose product is MRYLPHTEEEIRAMLEAIGVGSIDDLFAPIPESHRVQGALKLEPSLDEASLMAHLEQLSNQNESARALSFLGAGLYDHHVPPAVDQLLLRSEFYTAYTPYQAEVSQGTLQSIFEFQTMVCELFGLQVANASMYDGASATAEAILMARRVTKRSRCVLSRALHPEYQETTRTYLENVDEAGPGIDVAPMTDAGVTDLAALEELVTDDTAAVVVGYPNFLGRVEDLAAVKAICKAKGALLVTATAEPYALSLVKSPGELGADIAVGEGQPLAIPPQLGGPGVGLFATRDEYVRQMPGRLVGETVDSDGERGYVLTLSTREQHIRRERATSNICTNHGLVALAFTIRTAMLGRKGFEQVGRLCLSRAEYLKQKIDGLERFSVPGGAPTFNEFVVRREEGKAAPLLAALAAKGILAGVDLGRFYPERDQEFLVAVTERHDRASLDRLVEALQSV
- the gcvH gene encoding glycine cleavage system protein GcvH; amino-acid sequence: MAQYPTDLKYTKDHEWARDEGDGKVRIGVTAYAVEQLGDVTLIDLPKAGSEVGAHDHFGDIESVKTVSELFAPVAGEIVEVNEELEDQPELVNDSPYDQGWMIVLKVSSPDELGDLMDAAAYETYLGSLD
- the gcvT gene encoding glycine cleavage system aminomethyltransferase GcvT, giving the protein MTDAPLAKTPLHAQHVELGGRMVPFAGYEMPVQYAGVVKEHHAVRTAAGLFDVSHMGELHLTGPEALAVADSVVTNYVGNLKVGRAKYTASCNEQGTILDDLIVYRLAEEEVLVVCNASNRSKMAPHFAKHADGRCGFEDRSDETALIALQGPKAVAIAKDAGAPEEMLSLRPFSLLTGVDVGGVKVTVARTGYTGEDGFELFCANADAPALWSHLMKVGAPHGIAPAGLGARDTLRLEACLSLYGNDIDETTNPIEAGLGWVVKPDKSDFIGRAALEKVIADGPTRKLVGIEMTGRGIARHGYPIVDASGEKVGEVTSGSPGPTVGKNIGLGYVPVALAEPGTKLGVEIRGKVVDAVVAPTPFYKRQ
- a CDS encoding sigma 54-interacting transcriptional regulator, with the protein product MRYRGEPLREFPLGSRPLEVGSGAGCDIVVHDARVRERHLLVSAIGGSVMLHELRPGGKRAPLRALELGFPVRIGLHHSIERVRSERVRLGPATSRTEPLGVELGSASEISLLVGSGTEARRIPLDALPLTIGSGSRNDVVIHDRTVSGRHCRLEPSADGLWLRDLGSRNGTHVDGVAIELARVLPGSVIRVGRTNLRLVSRGRPGDAREDGLVAESPKMRAVLELVERYAQVRETVLIHGESGAGKEGIARALHSRGPRASGPFVAVNAGGMTSTLVESTLFGHERGAFTGAAASRRGLFEQADGGTLFLDEIGELPLEMQKRLLRVLDSWEVRRVGAEHSQKVDVRLLCATHRDLRAMVREGTFRDDLYWRVAQLEVRVAPLRERAKDVMALAEHFLAQSAEGGRRLSAEAVQLLLTHDWPGNARELRNVMGRCANRATGSLIALSDVEAVFDEMGVETRSSGVWAIEEVVDQYGGNLTAAARALGIPRSTLRDRYRRAQRRRRAKERKLG
- a CDS encoding glycosyltransferase family 2 protein; this encodes MRLSIIVFAFDEEENVEAVLGELIAWLRQNAPPAEIVFVDDGSRDATLEAAERALAGFPHRTARHEVNGGIGAALKTGVRLARGDWVTFMPADGQIEPEAVGTLLDAAEDDAVDLVLSVYDHRDDGLDRTVLSAGVRGLIWLVHGVRLRSDGPYLFRRRIFVPEELPPDSFFLNFELPIRALAAGIRARTVTIACRPRRAGQSKSTGLARIASVAKDLADLRRRRLRRAWTILRGGR
- a CDS encoding acyltransferase, which codes for MQRRSHGSGASTREALASCGEGCVFEEGVLVFHPENVHVGRDVYVGHQTILKGYHAGVMRIGDGAWIGQQCFFHAAGDLTIGENVGVGPGVRILTSAHREAGRETPILHAPLDFAPVVVEADADLGVGAILLPGVTVGRGAQVGAGAVVTRDVPAYAVVAGNPARVLRSR